The genomic interval TTGATTAGCAGCAGGACTCTTGAGTACAGAGCTGGTTGGGCACGTTATTTGGGATGCCTTTGATGCCGAGGTTTTCCGAAGCTTGCTGGCTGCATGCTTGTTGCCTTTGTTCGTGGCACAGGTAATTACTTGATAAAATGAAGTGCATCGCTGTGAACAATTGACCCTTTGGAGCAGTCCAGGCTTGTCAGCAGTCTAAAACCACACTTTAAGGCCATCATTATGGCCTCAAACTTAAGAGTTTCCAAGGTGCAGACAAAGGTGTTGTCTTCCTTCAGTACAAGTCGAGTGCCATTTTCAGACTTTATGAAGTATTTAAACTGAATGATATTTGACGATATCGAAAACTCCTCAGGAAAGCCATCCAGCCTGCTTTTGGACACCAGGACAATGcgagattttatttttgatatgaaATCCGGAGCATTACAGAAGATTCTCAGTCCTTGTGAGCGATCATGGTTATCTGTTATTTCcaagaaagtggtctccctgggTGTCAGCTGTTCTTTTTCCCACCTGGACTTCACTTCCTCCGCCAGTCCCTTGAGCTGAAAGAATTCTGCTTCTTGTGCAAGAAGTTGATTTTCTCGAAACCCTTCTGGCAGTAGAAGTTCTCCATTTCGTAGGAAGTTTAGAACATGCCTGAAGAGGAGCCCATCCCTGTCTATGAAATAATGACCATCAGCATCAAACGGGCAGAGAATTTTTCCGTTGACTATACCTTCAAGGAAAGTGTCTGGGTACTTGGTCAGTGTTTGTTTCTGAGTGATGTATAAGTATCCACCAACGTTGAGGGTCATCAGAGTGGATTTGCAGTTCTTTCCCTGGTCAGCATCTTCCAGGCTGTTGTGTTTCCCTTCatagtccttttctttttcccttctgtttattTTACGCTCCATTTTTGAACACGCTATTTCAGCTTGTTCTTCTTGGcgttgagatttttaaaaaagaaacactacCACACAAACACGCCTTTATCCAGCCCCAGCCTGGTGATGGAATGGAAACGCTGGCAGCATCGCCTGCGCTGTCAGCTCGGTTTTGCAGTAGGTGGCGTATCAGCTATGTATGCCGGAGCTTTCTGGAGTAAGAGGGAAAAGAGATCATTTGCATTTAACCGTATCAGGGAAGGAACCTGCTGTGAGAAGGTTTTCATAGATATTCTTAGACATAAATAAAAGTTACTCAGTGAATTGAATTTCCTGCGGGCAGTTAAgcagttatatatatttaattctccAGCTAAGTGTGAATTTTTATTCACTTCTCAGTGTCAAAATGAAGTTATTAATCAGGCAGGCTTAATAGTGAACAATACTATCACCTTTCAGAGATATATATGTGTGGAATTGCTatcatattttaaagtaaattataagTAGGAAAGCCAAAGAGAAAGGACCTAGGTGTATAGAATTTTCTCTCCTGTAAAAAGCCACACATTTCACAGTGGTGTTGTCATTTTAGAAACACAAATGAGAATACTTAAACCCATTATTTGTGACATTGTACTTAAGTTTAATTGGATTTGCATGT from Cervus canadensis isolate Bull #8, Minnesota chromosome 9, ASM1932006v1, whole genome shotgun sequence carries:
- the KCTD4 gene encoding BTB/POZ domain-containing protein KCTD4, whose product is MERKINRREKEKDYEGKHNSLEDADQGKNCKSTLMTLNVGGYLYITQKQTLTKYPDTFLEGIVNGKILCPFDADGHYFIDRDGLLFRHVLNFLRNGELLLPEGFRENQLLAQEAEFFQLKGLAEEVKSRWEKEQLTPRETTFLEITDNHDRSQGLRIFCNAPDFISKIKSRIVLVSKSRLDGFPEEFSISSNIIQFKYFIKSENGTRLVLKEDNTFVCTLETLKFEAIMMALKCGFRLLTSLDCSKGSIVHSDALHFIK